Proteins co-encoded in one Nothobranchius furzeri strain GRZ-AD chromosome 4, NfurGRZ-RIMD1, whole genome shotgun sequence genomic window:
- the si:dkey-12e7.1 gene encoding uncharacterized protein si:dkey-12e7.1: MSPQKRPLVPVSSRRKAADDYFPFNSLPVECQLHVLSFLNEVDKCSCALVCLSWSCLVRSWKLWRVADYSRRGVFHLGQEGLLVSNREFERWKSWVHHYTHHLISRRASLLTLKASFDLGDRCNKWSELLSHLLDNVHCRDLSHLDLNWTFTLFEPLNLRVHSSSSSHQDSVTKMDQVASFQELLSKLAHSCPRISKMRLHFDWSDLSVSLLSQFQQLRILELKYFWVFKLVTPSTLQTLTKSLPNLRSLTLHVLVPLRNLGISYTLESPSLEFLDVSPSRGLVFSCLKLPALRELRAKKIVRGITLDRRTRLRIQSRWPCLYHVLREGTPKLQALNNERLLPTWRENCYGELTAILEQSCYCVQHLDSWLW; the protein is encoded by the exons ATGTCGCCACAGAAACGGCCTCTAGTCCCGGTGAGCAGCCGGCGGAAAGCAGCCGACGACTACTTCCCGTTTAACTCTCTGCCGGTGGAGTGCCAGCTGCACGTCCTGTCCTTCCTGAACGAGGTGGACAAATGCAGCTGCGCTCTGGTTTGCCTCAGCTGGAGCTGTCTTGTTCGGTCGTGGAAGCTGTGGCGGGTAGCAGATTACTCTCGTCGTGGCGTCTTTCATCTTGGCCAGGAGGGGCTGCTGGTTTCTAACCGTGAGTTTGAGAGGTGGAAGTCCTGGGTCCATCACTACACACACCACCTGATCTCCCGCCGAGCCAGTCTGCTGACGCTGAAAGCCAGCTTCGACCTGGGGGATCGCTGTAACAAGTGGAGCGAGCTGCTGAGCCACCTGCTAGATAACGTCCACTGCAGAGACCTCAGTCATCTGGATCTCAACTGGACCTTCACTCTGTTTGAACCGCTCAACCTCAGGGTCCACTCCAGCTCCAGTTCACACCAGGACAGCGTCACCAAAATGGATCAG GTGGCCAGCTTTCAGGAGCTGCTGAGCAAACTCGCCCACAGCTGCCCGAGAATCTCCAAGATGAGGTTGCATTTTGATTGGTCGGATTTGTCGGTGTCACTTCTCAGCCAGTTCCAGCAGCTGCGAATCCTCGAGCTCAAATATTTCTGGGTCTTCAAACTAGTGACGCCCTCGACGCTGCAGACGCTGACCAAATCCCTGCCTAACCTCAGGTCCCTGACTTTGCACGTGCTGGTGCCGCTGAGAAACCTCGGCATCTCCTACACCCTGGAGTCGCCGTCGCTGGAGTTCCTGGACGTCTCGCCCAGCCGGGGCCTGGTCTTCTCCTGCCTGAAGCTGCCGGCCCTACGAGAGCTCCGAGCTAAGAAGATAGTGCGCGGCATCACACTGGACAGAAGGACCAGGCTACGCATCCAGAGTCGGTGGCCGTGCCTGTACCACGTCCTCCGGGAGGGGACGCCAAAGCTTCAGGCCCTGAACAATGAGAGGCTCCTCCCTACGTGGAGAGAGAACTGTTACGGCGAGCTGACGGCTATTCTGGAACAGTCCTGTTATTGTGTTCAGCATCTAGACAGCTGGCTGTGGTAG